The Microlunatus antarcticus DNA segment GGCGTCGAGCCCGGCCTCGGCGGCGACGACGCCGAGGACGACGGCCCGGCACCAGGGTCCGGCCGCGGTCGCGAACGGGGTCAGGTCCCACACGGCCGCCGCGGTCCGCAGGTAGCTGCGGCCCAGCAGGTCCGAGGCTTCGCGCAGCGCGTCCGACAGCGTCCGGACGCGCCAGGCCGCGTCGACCTCGGCCAGCGCCTCGACCACGGTCGACGCTCCGCAACCAGCGCGAACGACCCCGCTGGTCCAGACGTGCCCGGCCACCACGGCCGCGGCCGCCTCGACCTCGACGACGGTGGCGAGCCGCACCCGCAGGTACGCGGGCACCTCGTCCACGCGCATCCCGTGCCGCAGCGCCGGCTCGACCCCGGCCGACTGCGTGTGGGCACCCGTGGGCAGCCGGCCGTCGGCGAGCAGCAGGGACAGGTACGAGGCGGTCATGCGGCGGGTCCGACCGCTCAGAACATCGAGTAGAGCTGGGCCAGCGGCAGCACGCTCGCGGGCGCGGGGGTGATCAAGGAACCGTCGATCGTGATCGCGTGCGTCTCGGCGTCGACCACGATGTCCGGGAGCGCGTCGTTCATGATCATCTGCGCCTTGCCGACGTCGCGCGTCGGACGGCACGCGACCAGCTGGCGCTGGAGCCCCAGCTCGTCGGCCAGCCCGGCGTCGAGGGCGGCCGGGGCGACGTACGTCTGCGAGCGCGCGGCCCCGCTGCCCCAGTAGAGGGCGGGGCGCATGAGCACCGGCTGCGGCGTCGGGATGGAGGCGTTCGGGTCGCCGAGCGCGGCCACGACGATGCCGCCGCCCTTGATCACGACGCTCGGGCGGTGGCCGAAGAAGCGCGGGTCCCAGAGCACGAGGTCGGCGAGCTTGCCCACCTCGACCGACCCGATCTCGTGGTCGACGCCGTGGCTGATCGCGGGGTTGATCGTGTACTTCGCCACGTAGCGCCGGGCGCGGAAGTTGTCGGCCGGCAGGCCGCCGGACAGGTCGCCGCGCACGTGCTTCATCACGTGCGCGACCTGCCACGTCCGGGTGATCACCTCGCCGATGCGCCCCATCGCCTGTGCGTCCGACGAGGTGATCGAGATCGCGCCGAGGTCGTGCAGATGATCTTCGGCGGCGATCGTGGTCGCGCGGATCCGCGACTCGGCGAAGGCCAGGTCCTCGGGCACCGAGGGGTTGAGGTGGTGACAGACCATCAGCATGTCGAGGTGCTCGGCGACGGTGTTGACGGTGTGCGGGAGGGTCGGGTTCGTGGAGCCGGGCAGCACGTGCGGCAGCCCGGCGATGGTGATGATGTCCGGCGCGTGCCCGCCACCGGCGCCCTCGACGTGGAACGCGGAGATGCTGCGTCCCGCGATCGCGGCCACGGTGGACGCGACGAAGCCGGACTCGTTCAGCGAGTCGGAGTGCAACGCGACCTGCAGGCCCCACTCCTCCGCCCCCCGGAGCGCGGCGTCCACGGCGGCCGGGGTCGAGCCCCAGTCCTCGTGGACCTTGTAGCCGCCGGCCCCGGCCAGGGCCTGCTCCTCGAACGCGCCGGCCGAGACCGTGTTGCCCTTGCCCAGCAGCAGGAGGTTCACCGGGAACTCGTCCAGCGCCCGGTGGGTCTGCTTGAGGTGCCACGCCCCGGGCGTGACCGTGGTGGCCTTCGAACCCTCGGACGGCCCCGTGCCACCGCCGCCCAGCGTGGTGAGCCCGGCGGCCAGCGCCTCGTGGATCTGCGACGGCGACAGCAGGTGGACGTGGGCGTCGAACCCGCCGGCCGTGAGGATCTTGCCCTCGCCGGAGATCACGTCGGTGCCCGGGCCGATGATCAGCGCGGGGTCGACGCCGTCGGCGATGTCAGGGTTGCCGCTGCGCCCGATGCCGACGATCCGGCCGTCCCTGATCCCGACGTCGGCGCGGACGATGCCCCAGTGGTCGAGGATCACGACGTTGGTGACCACCGTGTCGAGCGCACCCTCCGCCGAGGTCGCGAGCGACTGGTTCCCCGACTCGCGGATCGACTTGCCGCCGCCGAAGACCGACTCCTCGCCGCCGACGGTCAGGTCCTGCTCGATCTCGATCCAGAGGTCGGTGTCGCCGAGGCGGATCTGGTCCCCCGCGGTCGGGCCAAAGATCGCGGCGTACGCGTCACGGCTGATGCGCACGTATCAGCCCTCCTGCTCGGTCGGGGCGGGCGTGCGGATCTGGAGGCCGGGCACGAGGCGACGCCCGCGCAGCGCGACGGTGGCGACCGTCCGGGAGGCGCCCGGCTCGAAGCGCACCGACGTGCCCGCCGCGATGTCGAGCCGGTGGCCCTGCGCCGCCGCGCGGTCGAACTCGAGCCCGACGTTCACGTCGGGCAGGTGGAAGTGCGACCCCACCTGGATCGGCCGGTCGGCCGTGTTGGTGAAGGTCAGCTCGCCGCGCTCCTCCGGGCCCCGGTCCGCGTTGAGCTCGATCTCGCCCGGGGCGATCCGGAAGGCCCCGGGTCCCGAGGTCGCGATGCCCGCCATGTCGTCTCCTTCTACTGGATCGGCGAGTGGAGGGTGACGAGCTTGCGGCCGTCCGGGAACGTCGCCTCGACCTGCACGTCGGTCATCATCTCGGCGACGCCGTCCATGACCTGGTCGCGCGTGAGGACCTCGCGGCCGGTGGTCATCAGCTCGTCGACGCGGGCGCCCTCGCGGGCCCGCTCGATCACCCACGTGCTCAGCAGGGCCACCGACTCGGGCCAGTTCAGCTTGACGCCGCGGGCCAGCCGGTCCCGGGCGACCATGCCGGCGACGGCCATCAGCAGCTTCTCGGTCTCCGAGGGCGCGAGGTTCATCGGGGTCCTCCCGGCAGACGGCGGTGGGCGTACGGGCGAGTCCGGTGCAGCGCTCGTGACGCTAGCGAGCGATTGTTTCCGCCGCGTTGCGGCCCTCGGGCGTCCGACGCCGTCCAGGTGATGATCAATCCCGTCGAGCAGGTCGCCGGAGGCCGAGGGTGCCGCCGTACGGTGTCCCGCGTGACGACGCGACCAGGCCAGCCCCCCGCCGACGCCCTGCCCACCACCTGGGAACGCCTCGACGACCGCTTCGCGGCGGTGGACGGCGACTCGCTCGTCGTGCGGATCGCGTCCGGCTGCCGCTGGGTCGAGGGCGGGACCT contains these protein-coding regions:
- a CDS encoding urease subunit alpha; the protein is MRISRDAYAAIFGPTAGDQIRLGDTDLWIEIEQDLTVGGEESVFGGGKSIRESGNQSLATSAEGALDTVVTNVVILDHWGIVRADVGIRDGRIVGIGRSGNPDIADGVDPALIIGPGTDVISGEGKILTAGGFDAHVHLLSPSQIHEALAAGLTTLGGGGTGPSEGSKATTVTPGAWHLKQTHRALDEFPVNLLLLGKGNTVSAGAFEEQALAGAGGYKVHEDWGSTPAAVDAALRGAEEWGLQVALHSDSLNESGFVASTVAAIAGRSISAFHVEGAGGGHAPDIITIAGLPHVLPGSTNPTLPHTVNTVAEHLDMLMVCHHLNPSVPEDLAFAESRIRATTIAAEDHLHDLGAISITSSDAQAMGRIGEVITRTWQVAHVMKHVRGDLSGGLPADNFRARRYVAKYTINPAISHGVDHEIGSVEVGKLADLVLWDPRFFGHRPSVVIKGGGIVVAALGDPNASIPTPQPVLMRPALYWGSGAARSQTYVAPAALDAGLADELGLQRQLVACRPTRDVGKAQMIMNDALPDIVVDAETHAITIDGSLITPAPASVLPLAQLYSMF
- a CDS encoding urease subunit gamma; amino-acid sequence: MNLAPSETEKLLMAVAGMVARDRLARGVKLNWPESVALLSTWVIERAREGARVDELMTTGREVLTRDQVMDGVAEMMTDVQVEATFPDGRKLVTLHSPIQ
- the ureB gene encoding urease subunit beta — translated: MAGIATSGPGAFRIAPGEIELNADRGPEERGELTFTNTADRPIQVGSHFHLPDVNVGLEFDRAAAQGHRLDIAAGTSVRFEPGASRTVATVALRGRRLVPGLQIRTPAPTEQEG
- a CDS encoding urease accessory protein UreF — its product is MTASYLSLLLADGRLPTGAHTQSAGVEPALRHGMRVDEVPAYLRVRLATVVEVEAAAAVVAGHVWTSGVVRAGCGASTVVEALAEVDAAWRVRTLSDALREASDLLGRSYLRTAAAVWDLTPFATAAGPWCRAVVLGVVAAEAGLDAEQTARLVAYEDVQTVVAAALKLEPFDPSVGVRWAADAAVAVEALVSRVVDARTTTDIPAHSAPLVEEWGQHHKTSERRLFRA